The genomic stretch ccagctcacgtTATCAagcagcagctaatgcagcggGAGCCCAGACGCCTTTTGAGGACACCCTTCTTTGGCGCAAGGATGGCGATGATGGCCTCGTCGAAGACCGCCTTCAGCCCTTTCTGCGTCAACGCCGAGCACTCCACGTAGCAGCAGGCACCAATCTGGGAGGAGTATAGAGGGAAAGGAAGGTTACGTGGTGGAAGGAGAATGTCAGAACAACCTATAGCCTCCATACCCACACAGAAACTGTAGAGCTTCAGCCAAATACTCTAGGAGGCGTGACGTCTTGACAATGAAAGGCTTTCGTTTCATATCTCAGTTCATAACTGAGCAGAGGATATCGAATAAGCCAATGAGCGCCATTAGCACCTAGCGCACAGCTGGTGTTAAGCGGGCTTGCTTTGAGCTGCTGGGACATTTCTTCTCTCCTTGTCTTGCTGTTAAGGCTCTGGTTAGTTATTTTAGCTCTGGTCTGTAGAGAGCCTTCTCTGTAAATGGGACATCTGCGATCATGTTCCTTTGACCCCGACTATCGATATATAAAAGCATTGGAGTTACAGTCTGCTTTTGCTGCTGATGGGGAACACTGGACCCCAGTACCTCACCAAGTTTAAATAGAATTGAAAGGGAACCATAATAGTTCATGTTCATACATTCACAACACTACTTTTGATATGAAAATATAAGATATCTGGGAGAAGCAGAAGAAATTGTGGTTTTTTTGTAATTGAATGCCTACAGAATATAATGAACACTGTTCTGGATACAGATCCTACTTCCTGTATCTCATTTTGATGTCTCCACTTTTAGGAACTGCCTGTTCTCCAGTGACATTTATTGTACTCAGTGGTATAtcttctgttcctgcttgtCACATTTAACTCTGAGAAGCGCCATCTTTGAATTACTTTACCTTGAAAGGGAACCAGTCTGGATGATGACCACAAAGACTAGAAAGCAGCAAGCTAAAATGATGtggtttcctcctgcaaatAGGTGAATTCAGACCTGTTTTATGTATTGCACAAGTGTGTAACTACCCATCATCTCTGTGGTACATTAGTGTGTAAAAGCCCATGGTAGATTAGTATTGTTTTTGTTATGTAAAAGATTTACCTCCTTGGCCAGCTTCTGCCCCTGCTCTGTGGCGATGGGCTTCTCCTTCATGTCGTTTAGCTTGGCGATGGTCTTGGGGTCGTCTCGTAAGTCAATCTAAAataggaccagcaggcgaatctGTGCTGAGTGCTCAGGCTTGGGGTCACAGTTCAGATTCACTACAAGGAGACCAATATGGCAAACAGGCCTGATGCCGGCCAGGCTTTAGCTATCACAGCAGCTCCCCTGTACCCCTCCCAAGTTGATTAAGCATGCTGACACTGAGGCGTTTTATATCCTCCCCTACTCCGAACCCAGCTGTGTGTCTCAGTAGGTCAGAGTTTTGTTTCATTACCCCGTGTGGTGTCCGTCCAACCCAAATACAGGCCCCCTCGGCAGCCAGCCGCTCCCGTGACAGTTTAAGCGTCAGTCCATGTGATGCTGGTTTGTTTTTAGAGTGTTCAGTTCCAAGAATGAAAGCCTACACTAGACGCAATGAACTCCAATCCTTCCCCCACCCAGGCCCACACCCCAGACCCCATAATTCTTCGCTCTTCATTTGACCAAGAACTTCTCTCCTGTGCTGGGCTCCcatccaaagaaaaaaaaacaacttctgTTTCTTATTAAGATTCCAGTGTGTGATTTTTCCAGTGTCAATGGTGTGGTATACCAATTTTCCAGTTTAACCAGGACTCTTCCCCTGCTTTCTGCCAAATgcactgttcacacacacatatatctcTCACagatttactcacacatgcacgcagGCACACAGCACTGAGGTCAGACCCAAATGAATTGCTGATGTTGGAGATTAGCTGGTGTAGCTATACACAGGAAGTGACTCCTGTCTTTGATCTTCTTCCATGAGATTACTCTAGCTCCCTCAAACTCAGGCGCAATGAGAGGATCTGGCGCTATCTGTGACCTAAAATGCTACTTCTGTTTACTAGTGTTATAGTACTCGAGATAGGTTTTGGTCCCGAGACCACTTTTCTGCGGTCTTGGTCTCATCTCAAAATTGACTTTATTTTGACTTGGTCTTGTCTCAGTCTCGGACATGGAGGACTCAAGGTTTTATTTCAAGTCCAGTCAAGACCACTCATCAAAACACCTCAATATTTATCACAACGGCTTAATATTCATAAAGTGCAccttattatatttatattgaaATTTGAAGAAAGAAATGTCCATGGTTCGATTTATACTGTAATACAAATTTTAGGCCATACTGCCTAGCCTCAAGATGGTGCTTATGCTCCACATTTTAAAGTGTGCTGTGTTATGTAGACTTAAACATTAGTATGTTTCTGATCTTGACTTGGTCTAGccctgccttggtcttggtcttgtctGGGTCTCCATACACTCTGGTCTTGGTAATGACTTGGCCTCGGTTTATGTAATCTTAATTGCAGCACTACCATTCACCCAAGCAGATCATAACATCAGTTATGTACATTAAGTTATATACTGCTGGTTGTTCCTGTAAAAGAGAAACAAAGATGAAAGAAACCCCTGTACTCCCCTAACACCATGCTGCACCAATCACATAGTCCCCAGCACCCCACATTCTCCCTTTTCTACATGTCCGACACTTTAATAATGGGGCGGGTGGTACCACAAGGCTGGAATGTTTTAGTGTGACCGTCCAGTGGGGCAGAGGTCTATTGGCTTGATCAGTGTGACAGTTACAGCTGTTTTGTGAGATGTGCACCAATTAGTAATCCTATTTGCTGTACCTCTGTCAGACAAGCTGACACTAGACAGACACTATACAGACACTGTATAGAcactatacagacattatacagGTTAGATTATAGAGgggaattaaaaacaaaatgaaatattagaaaaattTCAGGTTTATTCTAACGTTTCTTGTCAACCGCTCTGTCATCTGTTGTCCATCCTAACCAGGATGCAGGATGGAATGAATGGGAGTGGAAGGGCACAcaacagctgttctgagatgacGCTGGACCAGTACGGCTAGCTCACCTGGGTTCCAATGAGCAGGAACGGTACACTGGGAGCGTACTCCTGCAGCTCCGGAACCCAGTCTTCTCGCACATTCTGGAAGCTGGCCGGGTTCACCACAGAGAAGCAGATGAGGAAGACGTCGGTCATGGGGTAGGACAAAGGCCTCAGGCGGTCATAGTCTTCCTGAAtgtggggcgggggtggggggcatgttAAAAACCTTGCATGGGATCTCGGACCCACACAACAGTGGTATGGTATTGTTTACCATGGTCTTTGCCCCTGGAGGATCTAATTTTAGCCAtcaacattttttgtttttttgtttttttgagagATGCAGAAATAAGTGTcataaagaaaaaataatgaaattctTGTTGCTAGGCACCAAAAAGGTTTGGATCCTTTCTACAGTTCTCAAACCACTTTTACATTAATAAGACTGAAGTCTATCTATTATTGCATCTTTCCAGATGGTCATTAGATGATACAGATGATCTTATTTGAACAACTGGTCAAAAGCCATATAGTTTATTCCATAGGTTTTACTCTCACAAAGTTAACAGGTCTTCATGGAATGTacattaataatatataatgtatattattAAACACAAACATCCATATACAATGAGTAATCAAAGGCACATGGCCTTATTTAAACAGATTCTTCTATACCTTCTGTTGGTGTGAGCCAGACTTtacatacatttattcagccTGGATGTGATACTGAAGCACGACAGATGATTTTTTTAGGGCACTTTGTTCTTACCAGagggggtgtgtgtctgtgtgtgctaaTGCGGGGTATGTCAGGGGGGTTGTCAGCGCTGATGCAGATCAAGGACTTCAGGCAGACACAGCACCATCAGCCAGCTCCAAATGATTTTTAATTGTTATTAAGCCATTTAGCTCCTAGCCTGCCTCCAGCAGGGCCAGATTTGCTCAAGCAGTTAAAAAATTTCACAGCCTAAGGCAACACATGATCTCACTTCACCAAATTCACCAGTTGGCATGcgagcacacgcacacacctctCATCCTCTGTGCCCCTTTGGCAAGAAGTGCTAGACTGTTAACTTTCCCTGTTATTCATTGTAAGTGGCTCATCCATGTCATTGGACCACGCAGGGGGGGCGTGTCCGACAGTTTCAATTATCTCCCATTTAGAAGCCATTCCTTTAAGCTGACAGTCATTTTCTGTTGTGTGATGATAATACGTTGAGATTACCAAGTGAAGTCATTAAACTTGTCCTCCTTTTGTGCAAATCAAATTAAAGTCCAGCCCTCTCCTGCTCACATGTTCCCCTGCATGTGTCTTATTAAACAAGGCAAGGAGTGGCTGCCAGGACCACCTGTCACTGGTATCCCAGCATGCCGAGCAGCAGGCTGCCTTTGCAGGCTGCACAGCTCACACCAAAACAGTTTCCCTGGTACACAGAGTACAGAGATAAACCACAGGGTAATGAAAGAAGTCTGCAGACCATTATCAAAAATCTAGCCCTCGGTCTTCTGCGTCCTT from Brienomyrus brachyistius isolate T26 chromosome 3, BBRACH_0.4, whole genome shotgun sequence encodes the following:
- the LOC125738769 gene encoding rho-related GTP-binding protein RhoQ isoform X1, whose protein sequence is MANGTGTIMLKCVVVGDGAVGKTCLLMSYANDAFPEEYVPTVFDHYAVSVTVGGKQYLLGLYDTAGQEDYDRLRPLSYPMTDVFLICFSVVNPASFQNVREDWVPELQEYAPSVPFLLIGTQIDLRDDPKTIAKLNDMKEKPIATEQGQKLAKEIGACCYVECSALTQKGLKAVFDEAIIAILAPKKGVLKRRLGSRCISCCLITL
- the LOC125738769 gene encoding rho-related GTP-binding protein RhoQ isoform X2; its protein translation is MANVSVTVGGKQYLLGLYDTAGQEDYDRLRPLSYPMTDVFLICFSVVNPASFQNVREDWVPELQEYAPSVPFLLIGTQIDLRDDPKTIAKLNDMKEKPIATEQGQKLAKEIGACCYVECSALTQKGLKAVFDEAIIAILAPKKGVLKRRLGSRCISCCLITL